A genomic region of Procambarus clarkii isolate CNS0578487 chromosome 30, FALCON_Pclarkii_2.0, whole genome shotgun sequence contains the following coding sequences:
- the LOC123765566 gene encoding eukaryotic translation initiation factor 3 subunit A-like, with protein sequence MQGTTRIPHMMQGTTRIPHMMQGTTRTPHMMQGTTRTSHVMQGTTRTSHMMQGTTRTSHMMQGTTRTSHMMQGTTRTSHMMQGTTRTPSHDAGYNQDLSHDAGYNQDPSHDAGYNQDPSHDAGYNQDPSHDAGYNQDLSHDAGYNQDLSHDAGYNQDLSHDAGYNQDPSHDAGYNQDPSHDAGYNQDPSHDAGYNQDPSHDAGYNQDPSHDAGYNQDLSHDAGYNQDLSHDAGYNQDPSHDAGYNQDLSHDAGYNQDPSHDAGYNQDPSHDAGYNQDPSHDAGYNQDLSHDAGYNQDLSHDAGYNQDLSHDAGYNQDLSHDAGYNQDPSHDAGYNQDPSHDAGYNQDPSHDAGYNQDPSHDAGYNQDPSHDAGYNQDPSHDAGYNQDPSHDAGYNQDPLA encoded by the coding sequence ATGCAGGGTACAACCAGGATCCCTCACATGATGCAGGGTACAACCAGGATCCCTCACATGATGCAGGGTACAACCAGGACCCCTCACATGATGCAGGGTACAACCAGGACCTCTCACGTGATGCAGGGTACAACCAGGACCTCTCACATGATGCAGGGTACAACCAGGACCTCTCACATGATGCAGGGTACAACCAGGACCTCTCACATGATGCAGGGTACAACCAGGACCTCTCACATGATGCAGGGTACAACCAGGACCCCCTCACATGATGCAGGGTACAACCAGGACCTCTCACATGATGCAGGGTACAACCAGGATCCCTCACATGATGCAGGGTACAACCAGGATCCCTCACATGATGCAGGGTACAACCAGGACCCCTCACATGATGCAGGGTACAACCAGGACCTCTCACATGATGCAGGGTACAACCAGGACCTCTCACATGATGCAGGGTACAACCAGGACCTCTCACATGATGCAGGGTACAACCAGGACCCCTCACATGATGCAGGGTACAACCAGGACCCCTCACATGATGCAGGGTACAACCAGGACCCCTCACATGATGCAGGGTACAACCAGGATCCCTCACATGATGCAGGGTACAACCAGGACCCCTCACATGATGCAGGGTACAACCAGGACCTCTCACATGATGCAGGGTACAACCAGGACCTCTCACATGATGCAGGGTACAACCAGGACCCCTCACATGATGCAGGGTACAACCAGGACCTCTCACATGATGCAGGGTACAACCAGGACCCCTCACATGATGCAGGGTACAACCAGGATCCCTCACATGATGCAGGGTACAACCAGGACCCCTCACATGATGCAGGGTACAACCAGGACCTCTCACATGATGCAGGGTACAACCAGGACCTCTCACATGATGCAGGGTACAACCAGGACCTCTCACATGATGCAGGGTACAACCAGGACCTCTCACATGATGCAGGGTACAACCAGGACCCCTCACATGATGCAGGGTACAACCAGGACCCCTCACATGATGCAGGGTACAACCAGGACCCCTCACATGATGCAGGGTACAACCAGGATCCCTCACATGATGCAGGGTACAACCAGGACCCCTCACATGATGCAGGGTACAACCAGGACCCCTCACATGATGCAGGGTACAACCAGGACCCCTCACATGATGCAGGGTACAACCAGGACCCCCTCGCATGA
- the LOC123765463 gene encoding uncharacterized protein isoform X1, whose product MASRERGAQARKYSCAIDSSPVVSSRSAATHNSPCHLKATRRRKPLARGRPTLQMPTPKNSLLQKEVSGKAEAAIMRRETPTSLNKGRGRCRPVSSPTPGVRTEDRAGFQHLLELLPTVVASTPAGVAAIGRDFNTCCSNC is encoded by the exons ATGGCATCTCGAGAGCGAGGCGCGCAGGCACGTAAATACAGCTGCGCCATTGATTCTTCACCAGTCGTCAGTTCACGTTCAGCAGCCACACAT AATTCACCATGCCACCTAAAA GCGACAAGAAGAAGAAAGCCACTGGCAAGGGGGCGCCCGACACTCCAAATGCCGACACCAAAGAACAGCCTACTACAG AAGGAGGTGTCCGGAAAAGCAGAGGCGGCCATAATGAGAAGGGAAACACCGACAAGTCTAAATAAGGGCCGTGGGCGGTGTCGGCCAGTCAGTTCGCCGACGCCGGGTGTTAGGACGGAGGACCGTGCTGGCTTTCAACACCTGCTGGAGTTGCTGCCGACAGTTGTGGCCTCAACACCTGCTGGAGTAGCGGCTATTGGTCGTGACTTCAACACCTGTTGCAGTAACTGCTGA
- the LOC123765463 gene encoding uncharacterized protein isoform X2 yields the protein MASRERGAQARKYSCAIDSSPVVSSRSAATHNSPCHLKATRRRKPLARGRPTLQMPTPKNSLLQEVSGKAEAAIMRRETPTSLNKGRGRCRPVSSPTPGVRTEDRAGFQHLLELLPTVVASTPAGVAAIGRDFNTCCSNC from the exons ATGGCATCTCGAGAGCGAGGCGCGCAGGCACGTAAATACAGCTGCGCCATTGATTCTTCACCAGTCGTCAGTTCACGTTCAGCAGCCACACAT AATTCACCATGCCACCTAAAA GCGACAAGAAGAAGAAAGCCACTGGCAAGGGGGCGCCCGACACTCCAAATGCCGACACCAAAGAACAGCCTACTACAG GAGGTGTCCGGAAAAGCAGAGGCGGCCATAATGAGAAGGGAAACACCGACAAGTCTAAATAAGGGCCGTGGGCGGTGTCGGCCAGTCAGTTCGCCGACGCCGGGTGTTAGGACGGAGGACCGTGCTGGCTTTCAACACCTGCTGGAGTTGCTGCCGACAGTTGTGGCCTCAACACCTGCTGGAGTAGCGGCTATTGGTCGTGACTTCAACACCTGTTGCAGTAACTGCTGA